Below is a window of Nocardia asteroides DNA.
CCCCGGGCCACGGGCCCTGCCCCTGCGGGCGCGCGATCAGCACTTCCAGCCGTCCGGCCGGGCTTTCGATCTCGATGGACTCCATCGCTCGAATCTAGATGCTCGCGGTGGTGGCCGTCGTGGATCCGGTGCGGAAAGCCGGTCGCGGGTCACCGGGCACCGTTGTGGCGCCGGGTGACCCGCGAGCGGTCAGAGCGTGATGCCGAGCAGGGCGTTCACCGCGTCGCGCACCAGCGCGGGCGCGGCCGGGTCGGCGCCACCGTAGGTCAGCGCCTGGTCGGCCCAGTTGTCGAGCGCGTCGAGCGCCTTGGGGGTGTCCAGGTCGTCGGCCAGGTGCTGACGCAGCCGCGCGACGGTGTCGGACGCCGACGGGCCCGTGGTCAGGGCCGCGGCTTCACGCCAGCGCGCCAGCCGGGTCTGCGCGGTGGTGAGGACCTCGTCGGTCCACATCCGGTCCTGGCGGTAGTGCCCGGCGAGCAGGCCGAGGCGGATTGCGGCCGGGTCGACACCGGAGCGGCGCAGCTTGGACACCAGCACCAGGTTGCCCTTGGACTTCGACATTTTCTCACCGTCGAGACCGATCAGGCCGGCATGCACGTAGTGGCGGGCGAAGCGGCGGGCGCCGGTGATCGCCTCGGCGTGCGCGGCCGAGTACTCGTGGTGCGGGTAGATCAGATCCGAGCCGCCGCCCTGGATGTCGAACTCGGCGCCGATGCGGTTGAGCGCGATCGCCGCACACTCGATGTGCCAGCCGGGCCTACCCGCCCCGAACGGTGCGGGCCAGGACGGTTCGTCCGGCCGTTCGGCGCGCCACAGCAGCGCGTCGATGACATCGCGCTTACCGGCCCGGTCCGGGTCGCCGCCGCGTTCGGCGAACAGCGTCTCCATGGTGGCGCGGTCGTAACCTGATTCGTAGCCGAACTGCTCGGTGGCGTCGGTGCGGAAGTAGATGTCGGGGTACTCGGCGTCGTCGACGACGTAGGCGGCACCGGAGGCGAGCAGCTTCTGCACCAGCTCCACGACCTCTTCGACGGATTCGATGGCGCCGATGTAGTGCCGCGGCGGCAGCACCTGCAGGGCGGTCATGTCCTCGCGGAACAGGTCGATCTCGGAGGAGCCCAGGTCGCGCCAGTCGACACCGTCGCGGGCGGCGCGCTCGAACAGCGGGTCGTCGACGTCGGTGACGTTCTGCACGTAATGCACCTCGTGGCCCGCGTCCCGCCACAGGCGGTTGATCAGGTCGAACGTCAGGTAGGTGGCGGCGTGCCCGAGGTGGGTGGCGTCGTAGGGAGTGATGCCGCAGACGTACATCTTCGCGGTCGCGCCGGGGGTGACCGGGCGGACCTGGCGATCGGCGGTGTCGTACAACCGCAACGGCGGCCCTGCTCCGGGGACGGTCGGTAGGGCGATATCGGACCAGGACTGCATGATTCGAGGGTAGAGCCCCGGCCGAGGCGACCGGACCGCGGCCCGGTCAGGCGGTTGCTCGCGGTGTCGCTCACGCGGCCCGCTACCTGCACACAAACGTGTTCCGCGAGCCACGTCAAGGGTTGTGATCAGGCAGATTCGCTGGTCAGCGGCCTGATCGGACGATGGATGCCCAGAATATTCCCCACCTGCGCCGATGATTGCCCCGGGGCGGCCCATGGCGACTTTTGTCACACGTTGCAGAGATCAATACTTCCCTATTGCTCCCTATTTGCACTTTCATTTAGGGTAGTTTGCATGACGGATCGCCTCTACTCCGTGGAACAGGTCGCCGATCTGCTCGGCCTGCATGTCCGCACGGTGCGCAGCTACGTCCGCGACGGCAAACTGCCCGCGGCCCGCATCGGCAAGCAGTACCGCATCGCCCACGACGAGCTCGAGGCGTTCACCGGCCTGCCGATCCCCGCGCCGCAACCGGCCGAACCGGCCGACCGGCACGCCGATGTGTCCTGCATCGTCGAGATCGACGGCGTCGACCGCGGCACGGCCGACCGGATCACCACACTGCTCACCGCCTCGGCGGCGACCCGCGGTCACGGCGACCGGCCGATGCGCGTGGAGACCGGCTACGACCCGGCGCGCTCGCGCCTCAAGGTCATCCTGCTGGGCGGACTCGCCGACACCGCCCGCCTGCTCGACTACATGGACGGAGTCCTGGCCTCATGACCACCATCTACACCTCCCCCGAGGGGCGCCGCGCCGTCGAGCGGCGCTACCGCGACCACCTCGACGCCTGGCCGGTGCCCCGCACCGAACTGCGGGTGCCGACCGCGGCCGGCGAAACGTTCGTCCTGGCCTCCGGCCCGGTGGACGGCCCGCCACTGGTCCTGCTGCACGGCTCGGGCGCCAATGCCGCGACCTGGCGCGGTGACATCGCCGACTGGTCGACGCGGTACCGGGTGTACGCGGTCGATCTGCCCGGCGAGCCCGGCTTCAGCGCGCCCACGCGGCTGCGGCTGGACAGCGACGCGACCGCGGCCTGGCTCGACGAGGTGCTCGACGCGCTCGGGGTGACCGGCGTGGCGATGGCCGGAATGTCGCTGGGCGGCTGGACCGCGCTGGACTACGTCCTGCGTCGCCCCGGGCGGGTCACGGCGCTGGTGCTGCTGTGCCCCGGCGGACTCGGCAGACACAGGTACGGCTGGCTGGTGCGCGGCATCGCGCTGCGGTTGCTCGGCAGGCACAGCGTGCGCGACATGGCGCGGGCCGGTCTCGGGATCGACGGGCCGGACGCGGAACCGATCCTCGACGACGTCGAACTGACGTTCCGGCATTTCCGGGCCCGCTCCGGACGGCTACCGCGGTTCGCCGACGAGCACCTGCGCACGGTCGACATCCCCGTGCTGGTGCTCGTGGGTGATCGGGACGCGCTGTTCGATTCGGCGCAGACCGCCGAGCGCACGCGCGCCGCGTTCCCGCGCGCGCAGATCGATCTGCTCCCCGGTGTCGGGCACGCCGTCCTCGGTCAGACCGCGCGGATCAGTGAGTTTCTCGACGCGAACTCCGCCTGAGCGGAGGGTGCACGGTGTCGCCGCGCGTCGGGTGCGGCGACACCGGGACTCAGCGAGTCGTCACGCCTGGGCGTAGCACTGCACGTTGAGGGTGTCGGCCTCCGGGCCGAACTGGGGCAGCGCGTAGTAGGCGGCACCGACCTGGTCGGCGGCCTGCACGGTGACCTCGGGCAGCGGCGCACCGGTGTTGCGGTCGGTGGCGGTGCACACGAAGGTCTTCTCGGACCACCAGCCGCTGGGGAACGCCTGCGCGGGCGCGGCCACGGCGGCCACGGCACCGCCGAGCAGCAGCGCGGCGGCGGAGGTGGTGACGATCGATCGGGTCGACGACATAGAGTTCCTCTGATCTTGCGTTGTAGACGAAAGTGCTTGGAGCACACTAGCACCGGCCCCGACCCGGAAAAGCAGCCTCACAGTACCCGACGACGGCCGATTCCGGATACCGAATCGGCGACGGAAATCAGAACGCGGGCCAGGGAATCGGGCGCGCGGAATGCGGGATCGGCATCACCGGGTGGTCCAGCAGCGCCTTGGTGCGCTCGGTGAGCGCGGTGATCTCGGCGTCGGTGATGTGCTCGGCCAGCGAATCGGCCAC
It encodes the following:
- a CDS encoding helix-turn-helix domain-containing protein; its protein translation is MTDRLYSVEQVADLLGLHVRTVRSYVRDGKLPAARIGKQYRIAHDELEAFTGLPIPAPQPAEPADRHADVSCIVEIDGVDRGTADRITTLLTASAATRGHGDRPMRVETGYDPARSRLKVILLGGLADTARLLDYMDGVLAS
- a CDS encoding alpha/beta fold hydrolase, with the protein product MTTIYTSPEGRRAVERRYRDHLDAWPVPRTELRVPTAAGETFVLASGPVDGPPLVLLHGSGANAATWRGDIADWSTRYRVYAVDLPGEPGFSAPTRLRLDSDATAAWLDEVLDALGVTGVAMAGMSLGGWTALDYVLRRPGRVTALVLLCPGGLGRHRYGWLVRGIALRLLGRHSVRDMARAGLGIDGPDAEPILDDVELTFRHFRARSGRLPRFADEHLRTVDIPVLVLVGDRDALFDSAQTAERTRAAFPRAQIDLLPGVGHAVLGQTARISEFLDANSA
- the mshC gene encoding cysteine--1-D-myo-inosityl 2-amino-2-deoxy-alpha-D-glucopyranoside ligase produces the protein MQSWSDIALPTVPGAGPPLRLYDTADRQVRPVTPGATAKMYVCGITPYDATHLGHAATYLTFDLINRLWRDAGHEVHYVQNVTDVDDPLFERAARDGVDWRDLGSSEIDLFREDMTALQVLPPRHYIGAIESVEEVVELVQKLLASGAAYVVDDAEYPDIYFRTDATEQFGYESGYDRATMETLFAERGGDPDRAGKRDVIDALLWRAERPDEPSWPAPFGAGRPGWHIECAAIALNRIGAEFDIQGGGSDLIYPHHEYSAAHAEAITGARRFARHYVHAGLIGLDGEKMSKSKGNLVLVSKLRRSGVDPAAIRLGLLAGHYRQDRMWTDEVLTTAQTRLARWREAAALTTGPSASDTVARLRQHLADDLDTPKALDALDNWADQALTYGGADPAAPALVRDAVNALLGITL